Genomic DNA from Deltaproteobacteria bacterium:
CGCGAACTCTGGATCTCCTGTCAGGAGGGTGCTGCTCTGTATTTTGGCCAATGCTCCTGCAAGGGCATCAGCATATGAGATGGGATGATACGCCTTCAAGGTAGCAGCTGTGAGGAGAAGCTTTTCATCTATGCAGTCAATGATGTTCAGGGGTAAGGCTTTGATTCTGGCATAGACGCAGTCAATGATGTTCAGGGGTAAGGCTTTGATTCTGGCATAGACCAGGTCCGCTATTACGCTGCCCCTTTCCCTCAGAGTAAT
This window encodes:
- a CDS encoding type II toxin-antitoxin system VapC family toxin, whose translation is MKKKGKRGSLIEAGNFVLDSYALIGYLENESFADRVQDLLLQARDGAVQISLHVIHLGEVYYITLRERGSVIADLVYARIKALPLNIIDCVYARIKALPLNIIDCIDEKLLLTAATLKAYHPISYADALAGALAKIQSSTLLTGDPEFAVLESQGIIKVEWLG